The bacterium genomic sequence TCAGCGCCGCCCTGGGCTTCGCCAAGGCCCGGGACCTGAACGGGCGCGACGAGTCCGTCATCGCCGTCATCGGGGACGGGGCCCTGACCGGCGGGCTGGCCTACGAAGGTCTCAACAACGCCGGCCAGCTGCAGTCGGACCTCATCGTGATCCTGAACGACAACGCGATGAGCATCTCGCCGAACGTCGGGGCCATCGCCAAGTACCTGACGCAGATCACGTCCGGCCAGGTCTACACGCGCTTCGAGGCCGACCTCTGGAACATGCTGGGCAAGCTGCCCCGCGGCCAGCTCGCCCAGAAGCTGGCCAGCCGGATCAAGGAGGGCCTGAAGCAGGTCGTCGTCCCGACCATCCTGTTCGAGGAGCTGGGGTTCACCTACTTCGGCCCCATCGACGGGCACGACCTGCCGCTGCTGGTGCAGACCCTGCAGGCGGTGCGCAAGCTCAAGGGACCCGTGCTGGTCCACGTCGTGACGCAGAAGGGGAAGGGCTACGCCTTCGCGGAGGAGGACCGGGCCCGCTACCACGGCGTCGGCAAGTTCGACAAGGCCGAGGGGCTCAAGCCGACGGTTGCGTCGACGCCCAGCTACACCGACGTCTTCAGCCGCGCGATGCTGGAGGCGGCGGCCGCCGACCCGCGGGTCGTGGCCATCACCGCGGCCATGCCCGAAGGCACGGGTCTCAAGGCGTTCCGCGATCGCTACCCCGACCGCTTCTTCGACGTGGGCATCGCCGAGCAGCACGCCGTCACCTTCGCCGCCGGCCTGGCGTGCGCCGGCATGCGACCCGTGGTCGCGGTCTACTCCACGTTCCTGCAGCGGGCCTACGACCAGGTCATCCACGACGTGGCGCTGCAGAAGCTGCCGGTGGTCTTCGCCATCGACCGCGGCGGGATCGTGGGGGAGGACGGGCCCACCCACCACGGCGTTTTCGACCTCAGCTACCTGCGGACGGTGCCCAACCTCGTGCTGATGGCGCCGAAGGACGAGCCGGAGCTGTGGCGCATGCTCGCCACGGGTCTGGCCCGCGACGACGGGCCCAGCGCGCTGCGCTACCCCCGCGGCGCCGGGCCCGGCCAACCGCTGCCGGACTCGGCCCAGCCCCTGGAGATCGGGCGCGCCGAGGTCCTGCGCGAGGGGCGCGACGCCTGGCTGCTCGCCGTCGGCAGCATGGTGGCGCCCTGCCGCGAGGCGGCGGTGCGCCTGGAAGCCGCGGGCCTGTCCGTCGGGGTGGTGAACCTGCGGTTCATCAAGCCCCTGGACGCCGACCTGCTGCAGCGCATCCTGCTCCCCGGCGTCCTCGCGGTCACGGTGGAGGAGAACACCGTCGTCGGCGGCGCGGGCGCCGCGGTGCTGGAGTGGGCGGCCGCGCGGGGCGGCGACGAGATGCCCGACGTGATGACGCTCGGTCTGCCCGACCGCTTCCTCGACCAGGCTTCGCGGGACGTGATCCTGCACGGCGTCGGCCTCGACGCGGCGGCCATCGCGGACCGCGTCCGGCTGCGCTGCCGCACGGGACGGGCCCGCGCGGCCACCTGAGACGACGGGACCGCCATGCCGATCCGCAAGCTGGGTCTTTTCGGCAATCCGGGCAAACCGGAGATCGCGGCGGCCGTGGCCGAGGCGGCGGCGTGCTGCCGTCGGGCGGGCGTGCCGCTGCTGGCCGCCTCCGACCTCGCGGAGTTCGCCCCCGGCGTCACGATCGTCGGGGAAGAGGAACTGCCCGACCGCTGCGACGTCGTCGTCGCCTTCGGCGGCGACGGCACCATGCTGCGCGCGGCCCGCACGATCGGCCACCGCGCCACGCCCCTGCTCGGGATCAACCTGGGTTCGCTGGGCTACCTGACCGACGTCCCGTCGGCCGAGCTCGTCGCGAGCCTGGACCAGTTGTTCGCCGGCGCCTACTCGGTGACCGAGCGCACGCGCATCCGCGGCCGGGTCCGTCGCGACGGCCGGGACATCGTCGAGCTGGAGGCCCTCAACGACCTCGTCGTCAACATGGGCCCCGTGCCGCGCGCCCTGCTGATGGAGATGCGCATCGACCAGGTGACCCTGGGCCGCTTCCTCGGCGACGGCCTGATCGTCAGTACACCGACGGGCTCCACGGCCTACAACCTGTCGGCAGGCGGCCCGATCGTGCACCCCGGCGTGCGCGGCTTCG encodes the following:
- the dxs gene encoding 1-deoxy-D-xylulose-5-phosphate synthase; translation: MTRILDKIELPDALAGLSPAQLEAVCAELRDEIITTVASTGGHLGASLGVVELTVALHHVFRSPHDKIIWDVGHQAYGHKLLTGRRSDFGTLRQEAGVSGFPKRCESVHDHFGVGHASTSISAALGFAKARDLNGRDESVIAVIGDGALTGGLAYEGLNNAGQLQSDLIVILNDNAMSISPNVGAIAKYLTQITSGQVYTRFEADLWNMLGKLPRGQLAQKLASRIKEGLKQVVVPTILFEELGFTYFGPIDGHDLPLLVQTLQAVRKLKGPVLVHVVTQKGKGYAFAEEDRARYHGVGKFDKAEGLKPTVASTPSYTDVFSRAMLEAAAADPRVVAITAAMPEGTGLKAFRDRYPDRFFDVGIAEQHAVTFAAGLACAGMRPVVAVYSTFLQRAYDQVIHDVALQKLPVVFAIDRGGIVGEDGPTHHGVFDLSYLRTVPNLVLMAPKDEPELWRMLATGLARDDGPSALRYPRGAGPGQPLPDSAQPLEIGRAEVLREGRDAWLLAVGSMVAPCREAAVRLEAAGLSVGVVNLRFIKPLDADLLQRILLPGVLAVTVEENTVVGGAGAAVLEWAAARGGDEMPDVMTLGLPDRFLDQASRDVILHGVGLDAAAIADRVRLRCRTGRARAAT
- a CDS encoding NAD(+)/NADH kinase, producing MPIRKLGLFGNPGKPEIAAAVAEAAACCRRAGVPLLAASDLAEFAPGVTIVGEEELPDRCDVVVAFGGDGTMLRAARTIGHRATPLLGINLGSLGYLTDVPSAELVASLDQLFAGAYSVTERTRIRGRVRRDGRDIVELEALNDLVVNMGPVPRALLMEMRIDQVTLGRFLGDGLIVSTPTGSTAYNLSAGGPIVHPGVRGFVVTPICPHSLAIRPLLIPEDKTVELRFADVGQGATLTADGQAAYSVASGDVIHYARGEHPVRLVKFPHSDFFLAMRHKLQWGAIQRRSTGE